The sequence aattttgttcataaatttcttgttctagtggcctgagacacgttaatggcctggcgattttttaataactttaacattttttcaccaatttttgtcttttatatcttattataacgacaattacgtacacatttcgattcttttaaattaaattgtaaaagtcattatttaatggcaaaatttttacaaaaactgaaaaaattgcatattttccccttgtaaatgcacctcaaaacttcagcgtcgttgcgccaccagttaacgttatcctatcatccgaATATtctacacaacgtgtttctgcaatacatagaacaattctagaggggggggcggcctgtacctagaaagtttttttcgtccatacaatcttggagcactctaatgtacatatattctggacaATATTAGCTTTAACGTCGcttatcaacaacaacaaaaaaatatatagctgATTATAATCCCATCAATTACAATTTTACGGTAACTTAGCAACTACAAATCTATTTACATTTCGTAAACGATTACAACAtttgtaaataaagtttataCAATTTCGAACAACCAAAATGATATCCTGCATCTGTTTGGGTCCCAAAAGATCGGGCAAAACGCATTTACTAAAGGCTCTGCAAGATAATGAGTCCATAGATGAGAATACATATTCAACTCCTACCAATGGCACCAGTATATACAATATAGTATTTCCGACCAATAACCATAATGAAGAAGCCATGAAACCCAAACCGTCGCCGCCTGCTACGGACGCTAATGGCAAACAGATTGATAGTGAGcagatgaaaaagaaaaaatctttaCCGCCTCTTAAGTCTATACGTATTTTGGAAATTGGCGGCAGTATGGCTCCTATATGGCGGCAATATTTTAATGATGTCAAGAAATTAATGTATGTCGTTGATACAGCCAATTTGTGTCAAATATCAGCAGcaggtgaattttttttttaagaagtaTGTATTGGAATAtgttattaaatttgaaaattgtaggtgttttattttattcgattttggCTGAGCCACGCATACAAAAGGTGCGTATTTTATTAGTGCTCTCTAAAATGGACTATGCCTATCGCCAGATGCGCAATGAGGCTTTACTGATGCTGCAAATGTCGAAATTGGAGAAGGAAATACGACAAAGAGTTACGATTATAGAAGTTAGCCCTGTTAGTAAAGTGGGCTTGGATGCTATTtataattggttaaaaattcattaaataaatgttgCAGTTTTAATTACATTACATATGTAGTCTTTTACatagggcaagttttcttgccgcaagtttgagtttataggagattgaggcaagaagaaagaagaggggtacacacttgctcgtactggcaagtctcttcaattctcttttgttttctcattttcactatggcgtctattaggttttgacatataaaattgtacacagacttgctgtgtgtaaacagacgagcaagtttaaaagagaATCGAAGAtacttcaagtaaacttgccctgtgtaaaagcagacattctttaatataaaagtgTTTGTTACCTAACATTTTCATGTGTTATTTAAGGTATTTACAGACGACAAtagtttgtattaatacttttaaaatttaaattatttttgtcaaGAAATCTTTTCGAACAAGTAAGACAAGTAGACTCccttaatttttgttatatttattttccaaaatttttctaTCAGTTCAAAACCTGAAGATCCACTTAGTAAAATATCATTCCGCGAACTGGCTGAAGTCTACACTGGTCTGGAAGTCTGAAAGGCACACGCATTCCATTCTGTGCTATATGAAAGCCACCTATTCACACCACACCGGCTATCAGTGAGAATCTCATATGGGTTAACCTGGAGGGATTGTAACTGTTCAGTCCTTTCACCGGTGATCGAAACAAAGAATGGTCTTGGAGTACAGTAGCCAACGTGGTCCGGGAGTCCATCTATAATGAGTCTTATGGAAGTATTGAAAGCAACGCGTTCAACGATTTCATGGCATGGCTGATTTTCGACATGCCAGTAGTGTTGAATCTTATGGCAGCATTGTGCAACGCTATTGGCGAGAATGTCAATGGTAAAGAGGTGTGGCGAATAGCACTTGTG comes from Calliphora vicina chromosome 2, idCalVici1.1, whole genome shotgun sequence and encodes:
- the LOC135949890 gene encoding ADP-ribosylation factor-like protein 16 encodes the protein MISCICLGPKRSGKTHLLKALQDNESIDENTYSTPTNGTSIYNIVFPTNNHNEEAMKPKPSPPATDANGKQIDSEQMKKKKSLPPLKSIRILEIGGSMAPIWRQYFNDVKKLMYVVDTANLCQISAAGVLFYSILAEPRIQKVRILLVLSKMDYAYRQMRNEALLMLQMSKLEKEIRQRVTIIEVSPVSKVGLDAIYNWLKIH